A window of Anaerolineae bacterium genomic DNA:
GGCCGATTTGACATTTCCCGCGAGTGGGAGTATGATTGCCTTGTAAGTGCAGAGCGGCTTGTTGGGAAAGGGAGTTCAGGTCCATAGCCCCGTAAGGGTCAGGATCGTGGCCCAAGCGGGGTTTTCTTTTTGGGGCTTTCTTCGCACAACCTCCGGCGGAGTTGCGCGATGAAGCTCTCGTCCCTGCAGGGGCGAGCACATACGAACGGAATGCACGGCATTCCAAAAAATCAAATTTCAAAAGGTGTTTGTTGTTAAGGAGGAAAGCAGTCCAATGAGCGAGCGCATTATCGGAACCGTCAAATGGTTCAATTCCACGAAGGGATACGGCTTCATCGAGCGACCGAATGGCCCGGACGTGTTCGTCCACTACTCCGCCATTCAGAGCGAGGGATTTCGCGATCTCGCCGCCGGCGAGAAGGTGGAGTTCTCCATCGAAGACAGCCCCAAGGGACCGCATGCGGTTAACGTCGTCAGGCTCTCATAACTGACGCCTGCACGCCTGCATCGTGTCTCGTTCCGCCGGCGAGACGCGTCTCGGAGCAGGAAATCCACGAACCCCGTGTCATATGGCACGGGGTTCGTTTTATTTCCTCTGCCGGCTTCCTTGAACCAGGGCCAGCAGTTCCTCGCCGTAGCGCGACAGGATGAAATCACTCATGCCGGCAACAGCGCGCAGTGCCTCCAGGTCCGCCGGCCGCTCCTCGGCAATGCGGTGTAGAAGCCGGTTGGACAACAGGACCGAAAGGGGTATGCCCTCTTTCTCCGCGCGCTGGTTGCGCCAGGCGCGCAAGCGCTCGAACAGCTCTTCGGTCAGCCGGTCGGAGCCGTTGTTGGCGGAGCGCCGGCCGTTGGCCGGCAGGATCACCGGCTTTTCCTCTCCCCGCGCGATCGCCTGCAGGAGGGCACAGCCGTATTCTCTTCTCTGCCAGGCCGGCAGGGCCAGCACCTCGTCCAGCTCCGCGGCGGTGCGCGGCCGCCGCCGGCTCAGCTCCACCAGCAAATGGTCGCTCAACACCCGGAAAGGCGCACGATTGCGCCGGCGGGCAATCTCATCCCGCAAATTGTACAACTCCCGCAAAACCCCCAGCCCCTCGGGGTCCAGATCCCGCGCCCCTTTCAGCCGCAGATAGGCATCGGGATCCGCCGGCGCGCGGTTCCAAACAGCCTTCTCCACCTGGCGAAAGGCCTCTTCCGCCACCCTCTCCAGCCGGCGCGACCGCAGTTCCACCAGCAGGTTCTCCCGCAACGGGAGCAGATAATGGGTATCCAGGCGGGCGTAAGCCAGCACCTCCTCGCTCAGCGGACGGTGCCC
This region includes:
- a CDS encoding cold-shock protein yields the protein MSERIIGTVKWFNSTKGYGFIERPNGPDVFVHYSAIQSEGFRDLAAGEKVEFSIEDSPKGPHAVNVVRLS
- a CDS encoding ribonuclease D, with product MPDFADLNAPWMLVTTPEQLQRVVQELRRHSLIAVDTESNSLYAYYECVCLIQLSTPDMDYIIDPLALPDVRSLGELFANPAQQKVFHAAEYDIGTLRRDFGFEFRNVFDTMLAGQLLGLKQLSLARLLEERLGVQIDKRYQQYNWGHRPLSEEVLAYARLDTHYLLPLRENLLVELRSRRLERVAEEAFRQVEKAVWNRAPADPDAYLRLKGARDLDPEGLGVLRELYNLRDEIARRRNRAPFRVLSDHLLVELSRRRPRTAAELDEVLALPAWQRREYGCALLQAIARGEEKPVILPANGRRSANNGSDRLTEELFERLRAWRNQRAEKEGIPLSVLLSNRLLHRIAEERPADLEALRAVAGMSDFILSRYGEELLALVQGSRQRK